In one Pseudomonas sp. SCA2728.1_7 genomic region, the following are encoded:
- a CDS encoding GNAT family N-acetyltransferase, with protein sequence MEDIPTLYTERLILRPLQLADADAVQREFPHWDVVRYLNAAVPWPYPEDGALAYLRDIALPAVAAGKEWPWTIRLKSAPELLIGKISLMDQADNHRGFWLAPAWQGQGLMTEACAVVTDYWFNVLQRPVMRVPKAAPNIGSRKLSERAGMRLIRTDEGDFVGGRFPRELWEITREEWQQRH encoded by the coding sequence ATGGAAGACATACCGACGCTGTACACCGAACGACTGATCCTGCGCCCACTGCAACTGGCCGATGCCGACGCCGTGCAGCGCGAATTTCCGCATTGGGACGTGGTGCGCTATCTGAACGCGGCCGTGCCATGGCCGTACCCGGAAGACGGTGCCCTCGCCTATCTGCGCGACATTGCCTTGCCGGCGGTTGCGGCGGGCAAGGAATGGCCTTGGACGATTCGCCTGAAATCGGCACCGGAACTGTTGATCGGCAAGATCAGCCTGATGGATCAGGCGGACAACCACCGCGGCTTCTGGCTGGCGCCGGCGTGGCAAGGTCAGGGTTTGATGACGGAAGCCTGCGCGGTGGTGACCGATTACTGGTTCAACGTTCTGCAACGCCCAGTGATGCGCGTGCCGAAAGCGGCGCCGAACATCGGCTCGCGCAAGCTCTCGGAGCGCGCGGGGATGCGCTTGATCCGGACCGATGAAGGCGATTTCGTCGGTGGGCGTTTCCCTCGGGAGCTGTGGGAAATCACCCGCGAAGAATGGCAGCAACGGCACTGA
- a CDS encoding LEA type 2 family protein gives MRRFQAVILSLLLLSLSACALFPNRDPVNINVVGLEPLPSQDLEVRFAIKIRVQNPNETAIDYNGIALDLEVNGHSLASGVSDQSGSIPRFSESIVTVPVSISAFSVLRQTLGLSQTQTLDNLPYVLRGKLAGGLFGTMRFVDSGKLSLPKATAATW, from the coding sequence ATGCGCCGTTTTCAAGCCGTCATTCTGTCACTGCTTCTGCTGTCGCTCAGCGCCTGTGCGCTGTTTCCCAACCGTGATCCGGTAAACATCAACGTGGTCGGCCTCGAGCCGTTGCCGAGTCAGGATCTGGAAGTGCGCTTCGCCATCAAGATTCGCGTGCAAAACCCTAATGAAACGGCCATCGACTACAACGGCATTGCGCTGGATCTCGAAGTCAACGGCCATTCACTGGCCTCGGGTGTCAGCGATCAGAGCGGCTCGATCCCACGGTTTTCCGAAAGCATCGTCACAGTACCGGTCAGCATCTCGGCGTTCTCGGTACTGCGCCAGACGTTGGGCCTGAGTCAGACGCAAACCCTCGACAACCTGCCCTATGTGCTGCGCGGCAAGCTTGCCGGCGGTCTGTTCGGCACCATGCGCTTTGTCGACAGCGGCAAGCTCAGCCTGCCCAAAGCTACTGCCGCGACCTGGTAA
- a CDS encoding nucleobase:cation symporter-2 family protein, which yields MTASEKAPRNNDLIYGLNDRPHLTATVFAALQHVLASFVGIITPTLIMGGALGLHSEIPYLISMALFVSGLGTFVQAKRFGPVGSGLLCLQGTSFSFISVILSAGFMVKARGGGTDEILSTIFGVCFFAAFIEVVLSQFIGKLRMLITPVVTGTIITLMGLSLIKVAMTDIAGGFGAPDLGAASHIFLAALVIGTIVVLNRVDVPFLRLGAIVIGLTLGYVVAWLMGTVDFASMPEVPLVSVPVPFKYGFNFDWVAFVPVAVIFLVSPLEAAGDLTANSMISRQPVKGPLYIRRIKSGLLADGLNSAMAAVFNSMPMVTFAQNNGVIQLTGVASRYVAFFIAGLLVLLGLFPMIGAVLQLMPKPVLGGAELVMFGTVAVAGIKILAEAGLHRRNMLIVAISLGMGLGIAAVPEVLRELPQALRNIFESPITVGALCAIVLNIFLPEEFIELEEDDFDPEASILQVMENPDMPAKGEPAPAAAVAQLNR from the coding sequence ATGACCGCCTCTGAAAAAGCCCCGCGCAACAACGATCTGATCTACGGCCTCAACGACCGCCCACACCTGACTGCCACCGTATTCGCTGCGCTGCAACACGTGTTGGCGAGCTTCGTCGGCATCATTACCCCCACCCTGATCATGGGCGGCGCCCTCGGTCTGCACAGTGAAATCCCTTACCTGATCAGCATGGCGCTGTTCGTCTCCGGCCTCGGCACCTTCGTCCAGGCCAAGCGTTTCGGCCCGGTCGGTTCGGGATTGTTGTGCCTGCAAGGCACCAGTTTTTCCTTTATCAGCGTGATTCTCAGCGCCGGCTTCATGGTCAAGGCGCGCGGTGGCGGCACCGACGAAATCCTCTCGACGATCTTCGGCGTGTGCTTTTTCGCCGCCTTCATCGAAGTGGTGCTGAGCCAGTTCATCGGCAAACTGCGCATGCTGATCACTCCCGTAGTCACCGGCACCATCATCACCCTGATGGGCCTGTCGCTGATCAAAGTGGCAATGACCGACATCGCCGGTGGTTTCGGCGCGCCGGATCTGGGCGCGGCCAGCCACATCTTCCTGGCAGCGCTGGTGATCGGCACCATCGTCGTGTTGAACCGCGTCGACGTGCCGTTTTTGCGTCTGGGCGCAATCGTTATCGGCCTGACTTTGGGCTATGTGGTCGCGTGGCTGATGGGCACCGTGGATTTCGCCTCGATGCCCGAAGTGCCACTGGTCAGCGTGCCGGTGCCGTTCAAGTACGGTTTCAACTTCGACTGGGTGGCGTTCGTACCGGTGGCGGTGATTTTCCTTGTCTCGCCACTGGAGGCTGCGGGCGATCTGACCGCCAACTCGATGATCTCCCGGCAACCGGTCAAAGGCCCGCTGTACATCCGCCGAATCAAGTCCGGCCTGCTCGCCGACGGCCTCAACTCGGCCATGGCGGCGGTGTTCAACAGCATGCCGATGGTGACCTTCGCGCAGAACAACGGCGTGATTCAGCTGACCGGTGTGGCCAGCCGTTACGTAGCCTTCTTCATCGCCGGCTTGCTGGTGCTGCTGGGGCTGTTCCCGATGATTGGCGCGGTACTGCAACTGATGCCGAAACCGGTGCTGGGCGGTGCTGAACTGGTGATGTTCGGCACCGTCGCGGTGGCCGGGATCAAGATCCTCGCCGAAGCCGGCCTGCACCGACGCAACATGCTCATCGTGGCGATTTCGCTGGGCATGGGCCTGGGCATCGCGGCCGTGCCGGAAGTCCTGCGCGAGTTGCCGCAAGCGCTGCGCAACATCTTCGAATCGCCGATCACCGTCGGTGCGTTGTGCGCTATCGTGCTGAACATCTTCCTGCCGGAAGAATTCATCGAACTGGAAGAAGACGATTTCGACCCGGAAGCTTCTATTCTTCAGGTCATGGAAAACCCGGACATGCCGGCCAAAGGTGAACCTGCCCCGGCGGCGGCTGTCGCACAGTTGAACCGCTAA
- a CDS encoding LysR family transcriptional regulator: MLGQLHDVDLQLLRLFVRVVECGGFSAAQGDLGLSQSSISQQMAKLETRLGYRLCSRGKAGFSVTPKGEQLLIAVRTLFESIETFRHQSNGVAGRLIGEVRLGISESVDQSVLQRVAEAIRRFRERDESVRIELISAMPGEMERLLLQQRLDLAIGYFSQVQSAFDYQQLFSETQHLYCAAGHPLFSDETPSDAALQACDRVDHPYRFFRSDEPFQGKVCSARSEQVEGTLTFILSGKHVGYLPDHYARSWQEKGLLRPIREGELSFEVAFHLARHRAQVPGDAQKAFEEDLLAAFNLA, encoded by the coding sequence ATGTTGGGTCAACTGCACGACGTCGATTTGCAGCTGTTGCGCCTGTTTGTGCGGGTGGTCGAGTGCGGTGGCTTCAGCGCTGCCCAAGGTGATCTGGGCCTGAGCCAGTCAAGCATCAGCCAGCAAATGGCCAAACTGGAAACCCGCCTCGGTTACCGTTTGTGCAGCCGTGGCAAGGCTGGTTTCAGCGTTACGCCCAAGGGTGAACAGTTGTTGATCGCGGTACGCACGTTGTTTGAATCGATCGAAACCTTCCGCCATCAATCCAACGGCGTCGCCGGGCGCTTGATCGGTGAAGTGCGCCTGGGGATTTCCGAGTCGGTCGATCAATCCGTATTACAACGCGTGGCTGAGGCGATCCGGCGTTTTCGCGAGCGCGATGAGTCGGTGCGCATCGAGCTGATCAGCGCCATGCCCGGCGAAATGGAACGGCTGCTGTTGCAACAGCGGCTGGATCTGGCGATCGGTTATTTCTCGCAAGTGCAAAGTGCCTTCGACTATCAGCAGTTGTTCAGCGAAACCCAGCATCTGTACTGCGCTGCCGGCCATCCCTTGTTTTCCGATGAAACGCCGAGCGATGCCGCGTTACAGGCCTGCGACCGGGTCGATCACCCCTATCGTTTTTTCCGCAGTGACGAACCGTTTCAGGGCAAGGTCTGCTCGGCGCGGTCGGAACAGGTTGAGGGCACGCTGACGTTTATTCTGTCCGGCAAACATGTGGGTTATCTGCCGGATCACTATGCGCGGAGCTGGCAGGAAAAGGGCCTGCTGCGGCCAATTCGTGAGGGCGAGTTGAGTTTCGAGGTGGCGTTTCATCTGGCCCGGCATCGGGCGCAGGTACCGGGGGATGCGCAAAAGGCGTTTGAAGAGGATTTACTGGCCGCATTCAATCTCGCGTAG
- a CDS encoding polyamine ABC transporter substrate-binding protein, translating into MAPVFKLCFPALLLSVVVQAQAEDKTLNLYSWADYVPPPTLQRFEQETGIHVRYDTFDTSEVLETKLLTGGSGYDVVVPSSSVLARGLAAGALKEIPHEGLKGYANLDPDLLEKMAAVDPGNRFGVPYTWGTLGLGMNVEAVKKRLPDVPLNSLDLLFNPENASKLKDCGIAILDSPQEVIGLALHYLGKDPYSTDKNDLAAAEALLQKLQPSVLYVASGRQINDLASGNVCLALTYNGDASMAADQAHKANKPYEVAYRIPKEGTLVWQDNLAIPKDAPHPEAARAFIEFMLRPDSVAELTNTLFFATANQAATPLVDEAVRNDPDIYPPSDVRARLYADRSMSLKDMRQRTRLWTTFRSHQ; encoded by the coding sequence ATGGCTCCCGTGTTCAAGCTGTGTTTCCCCGCGCTGCTGTTGTCCGTGGTTGTTCAGGCTCAGGCCGAGGACAAAACCCTCAATCTCTACAGCTGGGCCGATTACGTGCCGCCGCCAACCCTGCAACGGTTCGAACAGGAAACCGGCATTCATGTGCGTTACGACACCTTCGACACCTCCGAGGTGCTGGAAACCAAGTTGCTCACCGGCGGCAGCGGTTACGACGTGGTGGTGCCGTCGTCCAGCGTTCTGGCGCGGGGACTCGCGGCCGGCGCGTTGAAGGAAATCCCTCACGAGGGCCTTAAGGGCTACGCCAATCTTGATCCGGATTTGCTGGAGAAAATGGCTGCTGTCGACCCCGGCAATCGATTCGGCGTGCCCTACACCTGGGGCACGCTGGGTCTGGGTATGAACGTCGAGGCAGTGAAGAAACGCTTGCCCGATGTGCCGCTGAACAGCCTGGATCTGCTGTTCAACCCCGAGAACGCCAGCAAGCTCAAGGACTGCGGCATCGCCATTCTCGATTCGCCGCAGGAGGTCATCGGTCTGGCCCTGCATTATTTGGGCAAGGATCCCTACAGCACCGACAAAAACGACCTGGCCGCCGCCGAGGCGTTGTTGCAGAAACTCCAGCCATCGGTGCTGTACGTCGCCAGCGGTCGGCAGATCAATGATCTGGCCAGCGGCAACGTGTGCCTCGCGCTGACCTACAACGGCGACGCGAGCATGGCCGCAGATCAGGCGCACAAGGCCAATAAACCGTACGAAGTGGCCTACCGCATTCCCAAGGAAGGCACGCTGGTATGGCAGGACAATCTCGCCATCCCCAAAGACGCGCCGCACCCCGAAGCCGCGCGGGCGTTCATCGAATTCATGCTGCGCCCGGACTCAGTGGCCGAACTGACCAACACGTTGTTTTTTGCCACCGCCAACCAGGCCGCCACGCCGCTGGTGGATGAGGCCGTGCGCAACGACCCCGACATCTATCCGCCGAGCGACGTGCGTGCGCGGCTCTACGCCGATCGCAGCATGAGCCTCAAGGACATGCGTCAGCGCACGCGTCTGTGGACCACTTTCCGTAGCCATCAATAA
- the speB gene encoding agmatinase has product MDVPMQNDQALTRDSLYGTSAESTYAGITSFMRRRYSRDLRGVDVAVSGVPFDTATSNRPGARFGPRGIRAASTGIAWERHWPWTFDPFDHLAVIDYGDCDFDFGAPHSVPESIEAHAERILNAGSAMLTFGGDHFISYPLLKAHARKHGTLSLIHFDAHSDTWPDEEGKRVDHGTMFWHAAREGLVDPARSVQIGLRTTNDDHMGFQVLDARQVHRRGCEAIVEAIRARVGDNPVYLTFDIDCLDPAFAPGTGTPVCGGLSTVQALEILGGLRGINLVGMDVVEVAPAYDHAEVTSLAAATLAMEMLCLYAARHKVDI; this is encoded by the coding sequence ATGGATGTGCCCATGCAAAACGACCAGGCCCTGACCCGCGACAGCCTCTACGGCACCTCTGCCGAAAGCACCTACGCCGGCATCACCAGTTTCATGCGCCGGCGCTACAGCCGAGACCTGCGCGGCGTGGATGTTGCGGTCAGCGGCGTGCCGTTCGACACCGCCACCAGCAACCGCCCCGGCGCACGTTTCGGGCCACGGGGGATTCGCGCCGCGTCCACCGGGATTGCCTGGGAACGCCACTGGCCGTGGACGTTTGACCCGTTCGATCATCTGGCGGTCATCGATTATGGCGACTGCGACTTTGATTTCGGCGCGCCACACAGCGTTCCGGAAAGCATCGAAGCTCACGCCGAGCGAATTCTTAACGCCGGCAGCGCGATGCTGACGTTTGGCGGTGATCACTTCATCAGCTATCCGCTGCTCAAGGCTCACGCGCGCAAACATGGCACGCTGTCGCTGATTCATTTCGATGCGCACAGCGACACCTGGCCAGACGAAGAGGGCAAGCGGGTCGATCACGGCACCATGTTCTGGCACGCCGCTCGGGAAGGCTTGGTGGATCCGGCGCGTTCGGTGCAGATCGGTTTGCGCACGACCAATGACGATCACATGGGCTTTCAGGTGCTGGATGCCCGACAGGTGCATCGCCGTGGCTGCGAAGCGATTGTCGAAGCGATCCGCGCGCGGGTGGGCGATAACCCGGTGTACCTGACGTTCGACATCGACTGTCTGGATCCGGCCTTCGCACCGGGCACTGGCACCCCTGTCTGTGGAGGCTTGAGCACCGTGCAAGCGCTGGAAATTCTCGGTGGTTTGCGTGGGATCAATCTGGTCGGGATGGACGTGGTGGAAGTCGCCCCGGCCTACGACCACGCCGAAGTCACTTCATTGGCTGCCGCGACACTGGCGATGGAAATGCTCTGCCTCTACGCCGCCCGCCACAAAGTCGATATTTGA
- the zapE gene encoding cell division protein ZapE, with protein sequence MTFDSPLSAWQHAVQHKGFIQDEAQEHAVWALQKCHEALHAGARSVSGVYLWGPVGRGKTWLMDQFYQSLRVPARRQHFHHFMGWVHQRSFQLTGIADPLRALARELASEVRVLCFDELFVNDIGDAIILGRLFQVMFDEGVVIVCTSNLPPDDLYADGFNRDRFVPAIAAIKAHMQVVAVNGAEDHRLHPGAGLQRYFVATSGVSALDEVFQALTAGQSASAEPVSVGHRRLNVVQASETVVWCRYADLCEQPFAAMDFIALCDRYTAILLSEVPNLSAQKREGRIARGTEDGAERVVAGDRELPQLSVHDDGVRRFIALVDECYDRKVPLYIEAQVPMAALYTEGYLEFPFRRTLSRLQEMQLQRFAET encoded by the coding sequence ATGACTTTCGACTCCCCCCTCAGCGCCTGGCAACACGCCGTGCAACACAAGGGCTTCATCCAGGATGAAGCCCAGGAACACGCAGTCTGGGCGCTGCAAAAATGCCACGAAGCCCTGCACGCCGGTGCCCGTTCGGTCAGCGGCGTTTATCTGTGGGGCCCGGTCGGACGCGGCAAGACCTGGCTGATGGATCAGTTCTATCAGAGCCTGCGCGTGCCGGCGCGACGCCAACATTTTCATCACTTCATGGGCTGGGTGCATCAGCGCTCGTTCCAGTTGACCGGGATTGCCGATCCGTTGCGCGCGCTGGCCAGGGAGCTGGCATCCGAGGTGCGGGTGCTGTGTTTCGATGAGCTGTTCGTCAACGACATCGGTGACGCGATCATTCTCGGTCGGCTGTTTCAGGTGATGTTCGACGAAGGCGTGGTGATCGTGTGCACGTCCAACCTGCCGCCGGATGACTTGTACGCCGATGGTTTCAATCGCGACCGTTTTGTCCCGGCAATTGCCGCGATCAAGGCGCATATGCAGGTGGTGGCGGTGAATGGCGCCGAGGACCATCGCCTGCATCCGGGGGCGGGGTTGCAACGCTACTTTGTGGCCACATCCGGGGTCAGTGCGCTGGACGAAGTTTTTCAGGCACTGACCGCCGGGCAATCGGCCAGCGCTGAACCGGTGTCGGTCGGGCATCGCCGGTTGAACGTGGTGCAGGCCAGTGAAACGGTGGTGTGGTGTCGCTATGCGGATCTCTGCGAGCAACCGTTCGCCGCCATGGATTTCATCGCGCTGTGTGACCGCTACACGGCTATTCTGTTGAGCGAAGTGCCCAACCTGAGCGCACAGAAACGCGAAGGGCGCATCGCTCGCGGTACCGAAGATGGCGCCGAACGGGTGGTGGCCGGTGACCGCGAGTTGCCGCAATTGTCGGTTCACGACGACGGCGTGCGGCGTTTCATCGCGCTGGTCGACGAGTGCTACGACCGCAAGGTGCCGCTGTACATCGAGGCGCAAGTGCCAATGGCTGCGCTGTACACCGAGGGTTATCTGGAATTCCCGTTCCGCCGCACCCTCAGTCGCTTGCAGGAGATGCAACTGCAGCGCTTTGCCGAAACTTGA
- a CDS encoding DinB family protein, with amino-acid sequence MSQPLSHHLLTMAYQNAWANHRLAKAWSQLEAADLVAPRVSFFPSIRLTLNHILTCDWFYVDALERELRGDEPHPDCYVFFNADEPFTEGAQLREEQAHVDRRLIAYCEQLRDADLARIVTIARDTPQHDSRLRMLSHLFEHQLHHRGQVHAMLSGTAVEPPQLDEFFCLGESSLRAEDFAELGWTEELIWGH; translated from the coding sequence ATGAGCCAACCGCTTTCCCATCATCTGCTGACCATGGCTTATCAGAATGCCTGGGCCAATCATCGTCTGGCCAAGGCCTGGAGCCAGCTCGAAGCGGCAGATCTGGTCGCGCCCCGGGTGAGTTTCTTCCCGAGCATTCGTCTGACCCTCAATCACATCCTCACCTGCGACTGGTTCTACGTCGATGCGCTGGAACGCGAGTTGCGTGGGGACGAGCCGCATCCCGATTGCTATGTGTTTTTCAACGCGGATGAGCCGTTTACCGAGGGCGCGCAGTTGCGTGAAGAGCAGGCTCACGTTGATCGGCGGCTGATTGCTTATTGCGAGCAACTGCGCGATGCCGATCTGGCCCGCATCGTCACCATCGCCCGCGATACGCCGCAGCACGACAGCCGTTTGCGCATGCTTTCGCACCTGTTTGAACATCAGCTTCATCACCGTGGCCAGGTGCATGCGATGCTCAGCGGCACCGCGGTGGAGCCGCCGCAACTGGATGAGTTTTTCTGTCTCGGCGAGAGCAGTCTACGCGCCGAGGACTTTGCTGAACTGGGCTGGACTGAAGAGTTGATTTGGGGCCACTGA
- a CDS encoding GNAT family N-acetyltransferase: MDSAEILVLQASYSNPTHAEAIGIVLNHYAEDPMGGGHSLDPELLRRLPEELARRPHAFSVLAFVGGEPAGLVNCFEGFSTFACKPLVNVHDVAVVDKFRGLGLSQKMLQKVEEISRQRGCCKITLEVLEGNAVAQNAYSKFGFAPGMFDPDHGRMLFWIKNLQA, encoded by the coding sequence ATGGATTCCGCAGAAATTCTTGTGCTTCAAGCCAGCTACAGCAATCCAACGCACGCCGAGGCCATCGGTATCGTGCTCAATCATTACGCAGAAGACCCCATGGGCGGCGGTCATTCGCTCGACCCTGAGCTGTTGCGTCGACTGCCCGAAGAACTGGCCCGACGCCCGCATGCGTTCAGTGTGCTGGCCTTTGTCGGGGGCGAGCCGGCGGGGCTGGTGAACTGCTTTGAAGGGTTCTCCACGTTTGCCTGCAAACCGTTGGTCAACGTCCACGACGTGGCGGTAGTGGATAAATTCCGCGGTCTCGGTCTGAGCCAGAAAATGCTGCAGAAAGTCGAGGAGATTTCTCGCCAGCGCGGCTGCTGCAAGATCACCCTCGAAGTGCTGGAAGGCAACGCCGTAGCGCAGAATGCCTACAGCAAATTCGGCTTCGCGCCAGGCATGTTCGACCCCGATCATGGGCGGATGCTGTTCTGGATCAAGAATCTGCAGGCCTAG
- a CDS encoding TonB-dependent siderophore receptor gives MFAPITRSMTLALGLCSAAFSADLLAESEAEKQPEPAAPALELATTNVSAQGLGSTTENTDAYTTGAMSTATRLNLSIKETPQSVSVITRQQMDDFKLGTLSEAMRQTTGVVVQHLDSDRVSYSSRGYTIKNFQIDGMLNTFDRMQSDADTIIYDRIEVVRGATGLTTGAGDPSATINMVRKRPTAQLQALAGVSGGSYDNYYSYVDVGGPLAFDGRLRGRTVLAYRDNKSIRDHYALQREVGYGILEADLTDSTVLAVGYDYQNKHVQGSSWGTVPYWNAEGGKAGLGRSTNMATSWSSWPLKDKTAFATVDQQLAGGWHLKAAYTHRKSETDGKIYYGGGGFPEADRSGMSAYMGHMLGEQTMKVYDFNVAGPYSLFGREHEMMFGYGEAERGAESPYMIDGPEAADYGSIRDWKYMSDIGKFSDTVTDRNGSRSKTRQKAGYLATRLSFTDELHAVLGSRYGSWEESQRDNYYDSQLQLSSFDATSQRQNDIWTPYAGLLYDLTPEYTAYVSYTDIFKPQSNRDSSRKYLEPVVGSNYELGLKGSLLDERLNVATALFWSKQDNVAEVDDSVAPDPVTGEEFYKSGGKGNKVNGFEAEVSGELLDGWNMTAGYTYTHSANGDKERSNTNQPLNMFRLSTAYRLPGHWNALTVGGAVNWQSDVYGNSNRPVGRGANGRIITERTRISQDAYTVVNLMSRYEFDRHLSASLNVNNLFDKKYYDNVGFYNGVYWGDPRTVTLSLDWKL, from the coding sequence ATGTTCGCGCCCATTACCCGTTCCATGACCCTCGCCCTGGGTCTCTGCAGCGCTGCTTTCAGTGCGGATCTGCTGGCTGAAAGCGAAGCCGAAAAGCAACCGGAGCCCGCCGCGCCGGCACTGGAGCTGGCCACCACCAACGTCAGTGCTCAAGGCCTGGGCAGCACCACCGAAAACACCGACGCCTACACCACGGGCGCGATGAGTACGGCGACTCGGCTGAACCTGTCGATCAAGGAAACCCCGCAATCGGTGTCGGTGATCACGCGTCAGCAGATGGACGATTTCAAACTCGGTACATTGTCCGAGGCCATGCGTCAGACCACGGGCGTGGTGGTTCAGCACCTCGACTCGGATCGGGTGAGCTATTCGTCACGCGGCTATACGATCAAAAACTTCCAGATCGACGGGATGCTCAACACCTTCGATCGCATGCAGTCCGACGCTGACACCATCATTTATGACCGCATTGAAGTGGTTCGCGGCGCCACCGGACTGACCACCGGTGCGGGCGATCCCTCGGCCACCATCAACATGGTGCGCAAGCGTCCGACCGCACAATTGCAGGCGCTGGCGGGCGTCAGTGGTGGCAGCTACGACAATTACTACAGCTACGTCGACGTGGGTGGCCCGCTGGCGTTCGACGGCCGCTTGCGCGGTCGCACGGTGCTGGCCTACCGCGACAACAAGTCGATCCGCGATCACTATGCGCTGCAACGGGAGGTCGGTTACGGGATTCTCGAAGCGGATCTGACGGATAGCACGGTGCTGGCGGTCGGCTACGACTATCAAAACAAGCACGTGCAAGGCTCATCGTGGGGCACGGTGCCGTATTGGAATGCCGAGGGCGGCAAGGCCGGTCTTGGCCGGTCGACCAACATGGCGACATCCTGGAGTTCGTGGCCGCTGAAGGACAAAACCGCGTTTGCTACCGTCGACCAGCAGCTGGCTGGAGGCTGGCATCTGAAGGCCGCCTACACCCATCGCAAAAGTGAGACCGACGGCAAGATCTACTACGGCGGTGGCGGTTTTCCCGAGGCCGATCGCAGCGGCATGAGCGCTTACATGGGCCATATGCTCGGCGAGCAAACCATGAAAGTGTATGACTTCAACGTCGCCGGCCCCTACTCGCTGTTCGGGCGCGAGCACGAAATGATGTTCGGCTATGGCGAAGCCGAACGCGGCGCCGAGTCGCCTTATATGATCGATGGCCCAGAGGCGGCGGATTACGGCAGCATCCGTGACTGGAAATACATGAGCGACATCGGCAAGTTTTCCGATACCGTCACTGACCGCAATGGCTCACGAAGCAAGACCCGGCAAAAGGCCGGATACCTGGCTACTCGCCTGAGCTTTACCGACGAACTTCACGCCGTGCTCGGTAGCCGTTATGGCAGTTGGGAAGAGTCCCAACGCGACAATTACTACGACAGCCAACTGCAGTTGAGCAGCTTCGACGCAACCAGCCAGCGCCAGAATGACATCTGGACACCCTACGCAGGCCTGCTCTACGACCTGACGCCGGAATACACCGCGTACGTCAGCTACACCGACATATTCAAACCGCAAAGCAATCGCGACAGCAGTCGCAAATACCTGGAACCGGTGGTGGGCAGCAATTACGAGCTGGGCCTCAAGGGCAGCTTGCTGGACGAACGCCTGAATGTGGCGACCGCGCTGTTCTGGAGCAAACAGGACAATGTCGCCGAGGTGGACGATTCCGTGGCGCCAGATCCGGTGACCGGAGAGGAGTTTTACAAGAGCGGTGGCAAGGGCAACAAGGTCAATGGTTTCGAAGCCGAAGTGTCTGGCGAACTCCTTGATGGCTGGAACATGACCGCTGGTTACACCTACACCCACTCGGCCAATGGCGACAAGGAACGCAGCAACACCAACCAGCCGTTGAACATGTTCCGGCTGTCCACGGCTTATCGCCTGCCCGGCCACTGGAACGCGTTGACCGTGGGTGGCGCCGTCAACTGGCAGAGCGACGTCTACGGCAACTCCAACCGCCCGGTCGGGCGCGGCGCCAATGGACGCATCATCACCGAACGCACACGCATCAGTCAGGACGCCTACACCGTGGTCAATCTGATGTCGCGCTACGAGTTCGACCGACACCTGTCGGCCTCACTGAACGTCAACAACCTGTTCGACAAGAAGTATTACGACAACGTCGGCTTCTATAACGGCGTGTATTGGGGTGACCCGCGCACCGTCACCCTGAGTCTCGACTGGAAGCTCTGA
- a CDS encoding short-chain dehydrogenase gives MSSHISMTHNEDSIPVLLISSEAPLDVLHSSAASRFLAVTQMMESLASLDISSAKGADVQQLAHAAAMLLRDGCDVMDVLGRQIRLRV, from the coding sequence ATGAGTTCGCACATTTCGATGACTCACAACGAAGACAGCATTCCGGTTTTATTGATCTCCAGCGAAGCCCCGCTGGATGTCTTGCACAGCAGCGCAGCCAGTCGGTTTCTGGCGGTGACACAGATGATGGAAAGTCTGGCCAGTCTGGATATTTCGTCCGCCAAAGGTGCCGATGTGCAGCAACTGGCCCATGCCGCGGCGATGTTGCTGCGCGATGGCTGTGACGTGATGGATGTGTTGGGGCGGCAGATTCGTTTGCGCGTCTGA
- a CDS encoding DUF3077 domain-containing protein produces the protein MTDPTTKSTPFAPCDHVAHHLFTVQPDIPLLDALEHASVYLNCAEALAHQAPTATRPEHSGSLHWASQQMLATARALVLASVAGLHAAQAGGEA, from the coding sequence ATGACCGATCCAACCACAAAATCCACCCCCTTCGCCCCCTGCGACCACGTCGCCCACCATCTCTTCACCGTCCAACCCGACATCCCCCTACTCGACGCCCTCGAACACGCCTCCGTTTACCTCAACTGCGCCGAAGCCCTGGCTCATCAAGCCCCAACCGCCACCCGCCCGGAACACAGCGGCTCGCTGCACTGGGCCAGCCAGCAAATGCTCGCCACCGCCCGCGCGTTGGTGCTGGCATCGGTCGCCGGTTTACACGCCGCGCAAGCCGGAGGTGAGGCATGA